One Triplophysa rosa linkage group LG8, Trosa_1v2, whole genome shotgun sequence genomic window, TTCTCTGGACTGGGAATCTCACACATACGTAGTTACCCTGATTGGCATTGTTTTAGATCAAAGTGACACACCTTCAGGACCTGCTGGCAGCAGCTGGCAAAAGCATCCAGGTCAGCCAGATGTTCCACCACCTCAGACGCCACAACAGCATCAAATCCCTCTGCTTCATCCTCAGCAAGCTCTTCCAGGGTGCAGGCCTGATATCGAACCCTCTCCCGTAGGTCAGGATCGTAGGAGGAGTGCAGCTCTGCAGTCCGCACGCTGTCCTCTACTGGGTCGATCCCGAACACATCTGCACCCATCCTCCCTAGTGGCTGAGAAAGGTAAAAATGCTGGTGCTATTCTGATATCAATGTCCTTTAGTCGTGTGCAGCTAAACATTTTACAATGGTAAATTATCTAGtgtatttttctgtttcatGTGATTTCTAGGTGACTGAAATTACTTAAAGGGACCGTTCCTTCATCCTTTACTGAACCTtatttcattccaaacctgtatgactttctatcttctgccaaacacaaagaaatatatttttaagaacgttggtaaccaaacaacggtggaccccattgacttcaattattcacaaaaccactaaaacatttttcaaaatatcttcttttgcgatccactgaagaaagtcatacacaggttttgtgCCACATAAGAGTGAATacacgatgacagaattttaatttatggCTTTAAGGcaccttaaaaaaaatcacaaaaacatacaaattgcCCTCTGCTGGTCAGATAGGGTAATGTTTCTGAAATatttgccttaaagggatacttcacccaaaaatgaaaattctgtcatcatttactccccttcgagttgctccaaatgtgtataaatttctttgttctgatgaacagagagaaagatatttggaataatgcttagaAACCAAACACATCTCGACacccattgactaacatagtaggaaaaaacaatgggagtcaaaagtgccccagaactgtttgctgtcccacattcttcaaaatgtcttcttttgtgttcaacagaacaaaaaaaatgattacgtaatttttcctactatgggagtcaatgggtgtcgagatctgtttggttataagcattatttcaaatatcTGTCTCTGTGCTCATCTgaacaaagagatttatacacatttggagcaagtcgaaggtgagtaaatgatgacagaattttcattttgtgtttacaaGACGCTacacttaaaggtgcagtttgtaaaaaacgCCGCTTGatgggcgcacgatcaaaacaacaacagtggcgtagcttgatgacgctgtgaaggagcgtggaatgatgggatctgttgtcttcaactccaccgctgatggccatcaatcagacgggaacgagaaatcatgttagcggatgaggtaaagttttataattgttgcgaataattgtggtccataaataagtgactgctcgaaacaagttagtggcttgctGGACGCTAGACACtgcttccgcatttgtccatgACACGGTTGTCATGCAGTTTCTacatcagtaaaggcggtaacaaaggggaacgcggatatgacaCAATTGACAgacgactgcacagccccgtgtcactgtttagaatggcgattttctcacgatttacaagtagttggaaacatttgagatattgcaAGTACTccgctgaacaaaatatataacactagcttaatggtttttggatattttactgcaaaattgttacaaactgcacctttaagagtcatcgcacacaaaaacacaacaatgacATATCAGTCAGGGTGATAGCATGAATAGACTGTGTTTATCTCTGTGAAGAGAAGCATGGGCGTGAAGCTGTCTGTTTTAATCAAGTAGTTCTGTTGGAAGCTTTTCAGCTTTAATTTGTGCCagctaaaaaaataaagacCTCGAAAACCTCATATCACATAACAACACCACCATAAAAGAGTGCATGCATCCAAATGTTGTTTAGTAAACAGAAAAACTGTTGTTGCAGTAACCAATGCAACTACCGCagtaattttcattttactttctTTATGGTGACACCATAGTTACCTCGCTCAGCACACCTCCACCGCAACCTACATCCAGTATCCTGAGACCAGTCAGCAGTTTGCCTGAGTGCCGCACGCCATGGATGTTCAATAAATTATCCCTGTAAATGAGGTCAAAGGTTACAAATtgatgttaaatgaataaaaaaaatgcaaatacacaTAAAACAGAAAATCTAAAGCTCATCACAGCATGTGCTTCCTGAGTCACTAAAACGTCTTACTGTTAGTCCTGGCCACACAAATGCTTCTGACCATCCTAAAGCAATTACAGATTCATAGTTGGTCTTTTTGGACCCAAAGGGTACATCTTGACATTCCACTTCAAATGCTCAGACGGGCACTCAGTTCTTGCACACCAAGACAGCCTGAGGTGCTCACTGCCAATCCTGTTAACTCCTTTTAGTCCATCTTTATCAACAAACCGCACCGTCTGTGACAGAATCTCCTACCTCTTTATTCTCTTCTTGCCTGATCTCTAGAAAACACACATTcttcaaataaaacatgatgaccAGCAACAGCAGAGAGGTTCCTCATTAAACAAACACCctggaaaaaaaggagaacacagtgcagctcgcgttttccgcgcggttttagacgcgaaatgtgaatcgggcttTAGTGTgatctgtttatagcatcgtgttagctttttacttctgccgattgtatgtCGGCTTCAAAAATAATATATGTGGTCCTAATTTGTAAAGACTATCTTAATAgacaaaacatgaacaaatcataaacctttgttaatcacagagcttattttttgcgatcttccaaaagtctatgggaaaaatgcgtaggctttcggtcgagggaacatCGCGAGGCTTACTTCCAGGTTATCTCTGAAGTACTGGATTATGgtttatgaaatataaataaaatacaataacaatATTCAGCCTTTGAATTGTACACCATAAATTACCacatatattacataaacaaacaaacaaacaaaaaataaataaaaaaaggagagaaactaTGTAAAAAACACATTGTGAAACCAAAATCCATCAATAAAGAATATAGATATTTAGCTTTTGTATTATACACCTCTTTTAAACCATTAACATATAAAGAAAACTCTAGGGGGGACTTGAACCGGAGTTTGTAAAAATTTTCACCCTGGCaggagttttcaaaaaagttcggTTTCAGTGACCGAGCACTGCGTTTGCGTGTGGACGAACGGAATAAAAAAACAGCGGTTTTGAAAATAACCGTGTTCGTGTGGACAACCTCATATTGCTttgaagggaggggtggagtgtgcagttggttgcaattcgcaacctaaCGATTAGATGCCACTAATTTTCATAAACTGGACCGTTAAAACCACTACAATTTGCATTAAATCCTTTATCGTGTTAGTGATTATTTAGCCTATATAGTTTAATAGCAGTGTAAGAATATAACGGTACACACCGTATGAAAGGCACTCTCAGATCATTCATGGAGTGCAGAGCAGCGAACTCTCCATGCAAGTCCCACCACTTGCTCGCCATGGCCTGAAACTTGCGCACCTCGGCGGGGTCCAGTGTGGTCTGAGACACTGTGCGGACATTTGTGTGGTGTAATCTGCAGGAAATActgtttttagtttattttactCGTAAAGACGCGCATGTAAACAAAAAACTGCGTAACTAAATTGCACACTGGGCTTTTAAGAAAAGCACAACACGATTAAATACATTTGCACATTTAATGGATTAAATGACTCACCCGTTTGACAGCTGATTTC contains:
- the coq3 gene encoding ubiquinone biosynthesis O-methyltransferase, mitochondrial; translated protein: MFCKKFGRLAFGLLAESTYRCQSILKVSSDGRSVRSLCSWTVCLRHRHRNQLSNGLHHTNVRTVSQTTLDPAEVRKFQAMASKWWDLHGEFAALHSMNDLRVPFIRDNLLNIHGVRHSGKLLTGLRILDVGCGGGVLSEPLGRMGADVFGIDPVEDSVRTAELHSSYDPDLRERVRYQACTLEELAEDEAEGFDAVVASEVVEHLADLDAFASCCQQVLKPGGSLFITTINKTSLSYVLGIVAAEQLLRIVPSGTHDWEKFISPEDLERLLESFGFYVEAIRGMMYNPLTGAWGWQQSTAINYALHAIKRKEEPQPDRVWAESESENLDEPHQARSYS